Within Neorhodopirellula lusitana, the genomic segment GCTTGCAACTGCCCGTACCGTTTTCGCGTCGTCAATGGATGGCGTACGGCTACACCGTTCCAAGCGAAGCCGCTGCTATCGCGAAGAAAGACGGAGTGCGCGTTGACATACACGGTGCCGGTATCGAAATTGTGCATCCCGAATTCACAATCGACTATGACTACGGTCCCAGTGGCGAATGTGATTGCTTTGATGCGTGGCGACTTGCACTTCATCGTCACCGATGTCGCAGACTTCCCATGCCAGTAGAGGGTCAATTGGAAATACGGGGCTGGCTCGACGCTGCTGCAGAAGACGGGGTTG encodes:
- a CDS encoding DUF6896 domain-containing protein, with the protein product MYDELESVIASFRHLQELGLDYTHRRLQLPVPFSRRQWMAYGYTVPSEAAAIAKKDGVRVDIHGAGIEIVHPEFTIDYDYGPSGECDCFDAWRLALHRHRCRRLPMPVEGQLEIRGWLDAAAEDGVVIALPDSPCFVHPGYRSTWKQTAEIG